The stretch of DNA GGCAATGGCCTGGCCGCCGTCTTCAAGATGGAAAGCCACAACCACCCGTCTTTCATCGAGCCCTATCAGGGCGCGGCCACGGGCGTTGGTGGCATCATGCGTGACGTGTTCACCATGGGTGCACGCCCCATCGCCAATCTCAATGCGCTGCGCTTCGGCGCACCGGAACACGAAAAGACCCGCCACCTTGTGGAAGGCGTGGTCTCCGGCATTGGCGGCTACGGCAACTGCTTCGGCGTGCCGACCGTGGGCGGCGAGGTTGAGTTTGACCCGGCCTACAACGGCAACATCCTGGTCAACGCCATGTGCGTTGGCCTCGCGCCGGCAGACAACATTTTTTATGCGGCGGCATCCGGCATCGGAAACCCCGTCGTCTATGTGGGCTCCAAGACCGGCCGCGACGGCATTCATGGTGCCACCATGGCATCCGCCGAGTTTGACGATGACAGTCAGGAAAAACGCCCGACCGTGCAGGTGGGTGATCCGTTTACGGAAAAACTCCTGCTGGAAGCTTGCCTAGAGTTGATGGCCGAAGACGCCATCGTCGCCATTCAGGACATGGGCGCTGCTGGCCTCACATCCTCATCCGTTGAGATGGCGGGCAAAGGCAATGTGGGCATCGAGCTGAGCCTCGATGACGTGCCGTGCCGCGAAGAAGCCATGACGGCCTATGAAATGCTGCTGTCTGAAAGCCAGGAGCGCATGCTCATGGTGCTGAAGCCGGGCCGCGAAGACAAAGCCCGTGCCATCTTTGAAAAGTGGCAGCTGGACTTTGCCGTTATCGGCACCATCACCGATACCGGCCGCATGGTCGTGCGCCACAAGGGTGTGATGGTGGCAGACTTGCCGCTGGACAGCCTCAATGATGACGCGCCCATGTATGAGCGTCCGTATGAGTTCACCAAGCCGCCGGCACCCTTTGAGACGGCCAGGGCATCCGCACCGGACAACGCGGCAGAAACACTTGTGAAGATGGTGGGGTCACCCGCCCTCTCTTCACGCCGCTGGATCTATGAGCAGTACGACCACACCATCATGGGCGACACCATTCAGCGTCCCGGTGGCAACGCAGGCATTGTGCGTGTGCACGACACCAATACGGCGCTCGCCACAACCGTTGATGTGACACCGCGCTATTGCAAAGCCGACCCCAAGGAAGGCGGCAAGCAGGCTGTGGTAGAAACCTGGCGCAATCTGGTCGCCACCGGCGCCAAGCCTCTGGCCATCACCGACTGCATGAACTTCGGCAATCCCGAGCGCCCTGAGATCATGGGCCAGTTCGCAGGCTGCATCCTCGGGATGAAGGAAGCCTGCGAGGCGCTGGACTACCCGGTCGTCTCCGGCAATGTGTCGCTCTACAACGAAACCAACGGCACCGGCATTCTGCCGACCCCTGCCATTGGCGGCATCGGCCTCATTGAAGACGCCCGCATCTATGCCCGCACCGACGGCATGAAGGACGGCGACGAGCTGATCCTGATTGGTGACGAGAACGGCTATCTGGGCCAGTCCCTGTACATCCGCGATGTGCTGGGCATGGACCTGGACAAGGATGGCGGTGCACCGCCCCCCATCAACCTGGAGATTGAACGCCGCAACGGCGACTTCGTGCGAGGGCTCATCGGCACCGGGCGTTTGTCCGCCGTGCATGATCTGTCAGATGGCGGCCTCTATGTGGCGCTGGCGGAACTCTGCGTCTCCAGCAATGTGGGTGCGGACGTAACGCTGCCCGACGGCATCGAGGCTCATGCGGCTCTCTTTGGTGAGGATCAGTCCCGCTACATCATTGCCCTGCCCGCCAACCTGGTTCAGCAGGCGCTGAAGGCCGCTGGCAAAGCTGGCGTGACGGCCCGCCATCTGGGCAAGGCGGGTGGCACCCAATTGACGGCGCAGGGGTGTGACCCCATATCTGTCGAGACATTGCGCGAGGCCCACGAGGGCTGGTTCCCGACCTATATGGATGCTACCCATTAGGCTTCATAAAGCGGGAAAACCGCAAAGAAACTAAGAGTTTAGGAGCGTAACCCATGGCCATGGCCGCAGCAGAGATCGAAAAACTGATCCGCGAGGCATTGCCTGACGCTGAAGTCGTGATTGAGGATCTGGCAGGCGACGGAGACCACTACTCCGCCGTCGTCAAGACACCGGCCTTTGCCGGCCTCACCCGCGTGCAGCAGCACAAGATGGTTTACGACGCGCTGCAGGGCCGCATGGGCGGCGAACTGCATGCTCTGGCGTTGCAGACATCAGCGCCGAAATAGGCTTAGGAACGTGAAGGACACCACCATGAGCGACATTCCCGCATTCGACAAAATCGACGCCGCCATCAAGTCCGACGACGTGATGCTGTTCATGAAGGGCACGCCTGTGTTCCCGCAATGCGGCTTCTCGTCCACCGTCGTGCAAATTCTCAGCTATCTCGGCGTGAAATTCTCGTCGATGAATGTGCTGGAAGACGACGACGTGCGCGAAGGCATCAAGCAGTTCTCAAACTGGCCGACCATTCCCCAGCTCTACGTCAAGGGCGAGTTCGTCGGCGGCTGCGACATCCTCCGCGAGATGTTTGAAGAAGGCGAGCTGCGCGACTACTTCGCCGGCAAGGGCATCGCCATGGAAGCGCAGGCTGACGCCTAGGCTGATTTCCCTGCCCCACAGCACACGAGAACAACGCCGCGACTTGATCGCGGCGTTGTTGTTTCAAGACTCGGCGCGCGGCACTAAGGTCAGCGTCTGAAGCGCAAACCGGCCTGGCACATTGAAGCAAGCACTGGTCATAAGCGGGTTACCCGCCAGCGGAAAAACCACACTGGGCAAACAGCTTGCGCAGTCTCTGGGATTTGATTTCCTGGACAAGGACGACTTCCTCGAACAACTTTTTGACGACCAGGGTGTTGGCGACCTCGCCTGGAGACAAAAGCTCAGTCGGCAAAGCGACCATGATTTTCAGGACGTCGCTAGAAATCTTGATTCAGCCGTGCTGATTTCCCACTGGCGCCCACCGGGCACAGACGGATCTTCGGGAACACCCACAGAGTGGCTGAAGGACACATTTCAAAAGGTTGTTGAGGTCTTTTGCGATTGCCCGCCCGAAGAAGCAGCAAGGCGCTTTGCCACACGCTCAAGGCACAAAGGGCATGGCGATGGCTTCCAGACCGGGGACGAGATCAACGCAAGAATGTCCGCCTGGGCAAAAGGCCTGCCACTGGGTGTTGGTCCCTTGATACGCATCGACACAACGTCGCCTGTCAGTATCGATGACGTCATGAAGCAGGTTGAAAGACACCTGGGCTCAACAGCCTCCTGAATTCGCACAGGTTGGGCCAGTCAGCCGACTACGCCGGCGTCATCGCCTTTACCTGAGCAGACAACAGGGAGGCTGCGGTCTTGATTGCCACGTCTTTCTTCTCGACCCGTGCAATCATCATGGCGCCCTCAAACGCCGCGAGGGTGTGTGTGGCAAGGGCTGTCGCATCCTTGCGCGACAGACCATCGGCCAAAAATTTATCCCCGGTCACCTGGCGCCACCTATCATAAGCCGCATGACCTTGCGCTCGTATCTTGTCGCTTTCCCCCGCCATCTCCAGCAACACGGTGGAGATCGGGCAGCCTTCTTCGTAGCGAGAGTTTTCCAGCCAGCCGATCAACAGACGCGCAAAGCCGCGCAGATAGGCCGGGCTGTCCTTGGTGGACGCCCCAAGCTCTTCCAACGTCTGCCCCACCATGATGCCCCCGGCCTTCACCGTGGTTTCCGCCAGTTGTTCCTTGCCTTGCGGAAAATAGTGATAGAGCGACCCCTTGGGGGCACCGGATGCCGCCAGAATGTCATTGAGCCCGCTGGCCCCATAGCCGCGCCGCCGGAACAGTCGCGCCGCTGCGTGGATCAATGCCTGTTTATGTTCTGCTGCCCGGGGCATGTCTCTGGCCTTGTTTTCTGGTTCCGCAAACCGTTTTGCGTGAAAACCTCATAGCACAGGATCAAAATTATATAGACTGGTCTAAATCAATTTGAGAAAGAGACCAGATGCAGCAACTCAACTACATGGGCACCCGCGACGTGCAATGGCGCGATGTGCCCACTCCCTCCCTGCCCGGCGCGGATGGTGCCCTCGTCAGACCGCTTGTCGTATCCACCTGCGATATGGATGGTGCGGTTATTCAAGGAGCCGTGCCCCTGAAGGGTCCCGTGCCTTTGGGCCATGAAGGCGTAGGCGAAGTCCTCGAGACTGGCCCGGATGTAACCCACCTCAAACCCGGCGACCGGGTCATCATGCCGTGGAAGATCGCTTGCGGGCATTGCACCCATTGCGGCCGGGGCCATACAGCCCAGTGCATTTCCGTGCCCCGCGAAGCCGCCTATGGCTGGGCCCCTACTGCCCCTGAATGGGGTGGCTTTTTGCAGGACGTGGTGCCGGTCCCCTGGGCAGACGCCATGCTCACCGCCCTGCCCGCGGGCATGGACCCGCTCAAGGCCTCAGGTCTGGGCGACAATATCCCCGATGGCTACCGCACCATCGCGCCCCACATCATGGAGCGCCCCGGAGCAGATGTTTTGGTGTGCGGCGGCATGGCGCCGGGATCCATAGGTCTTTTCGCCGTCCGCTTTGCCAAGGCATTGGGAGCTAGCCGCGTAGTGTTCGCGGACTTTGACAAGACCCGCCTGGCCATTGCTGAAAGCTATGGAGCCGAAGTCTGGGAACTCACCGATACATGGCTGGATGGCATCAAGCAGCGCTTTGACATCACGGTAGATGCCAGTGGTCGGGCTCAGACCGTGCCTGAACTGCTCCGCATGACCGGTCGGGCCGGTGTCTGCACCTCCGCCAGCGCTGCTGTCTACATTGGCGGCGACGTGCCGGTGCCGATGTTCCACATGTATCGGAACTCGATTTCGCTGCACACCGGTTGGGTCCACACCCAGTCCATCCTTGAGGAGCCCATGGCCCTCATTCAGTCCGGCGCGTTTGACCCAACGCCCGTCACGTCAAACGTCGTCTCCTGGGAGGACGCAGCTGATGCTCTGATCGAGCCTTTCACCAAGCTTATCATTTCCCGCGCCGACTAGCTGAAACGAAAAAGGGCCGCTCGAATGAGCGGCCCTTTTGATCTTTGGTATGAAACCGGATTAGCGGGAATAAAATTCCACCACCAGGTTTGGTTCCATTGTGACCGGGTAAGGCACATCCATCAGCTGAGGGATACGCACATAGGTTGCGGTCATCTTGTTGTGGTCAACGTCCAGATAGTCCGGCAGATCACGCTCGGGCGAGCCAACGGCTTCAAGCACCAGCGGAAGCTGCTTTGACTTTTCGCGGACTTCAATCACGTCGCCTTCCTTGACGCGGTAGCTGGGGATGTTCACCCGCTTGCCGTTGACCTTG from Pyruvatibacter sp. HU-CL02332 encodes:
- the purL gene encoding phosphoribosylformylglycinamidine synthase subunit PurL, producing the protein MSEAVSNEQELPQADPGVHEPEITPQIVKEHGFSEEEYARVLRALNRTPTMTELGVYSVMWSEHCSYKSSRVWLKQLPTTGEQVICGPGENAGIVDIGNGLAAVFKMESHNHPSFIEPYQGAATGVGGIMRDVFTMGARPIANLNALRFGAPEHEKTRHLVEGVVSGIGGYGNCFGVPTVGGEVEFDPAYNGNILVNAMCVGLAPADNIFYAAASGIGNPVVYVGSKTGRDGIHGATMASAEFDDDSQEKRPTVQVGDPFTEKLLLEACLELMAEDAIVAIQDMGAAGLTSSSVEMAGKGNVGIELSLDDVPCREEAMTAYEMLLSESQERMLMVLKPGREDKARAIFEKWQLDFAVIGTITDTGRMVVRHKGVMVADLPLDSLNDDAPMYERPYEFTKPPAPFETARASAPDNAAETLVKMVGSPALSSRRWIYEQYDHTIMGDTIQRPGGNAGIVRVHDTNTALATTVDVTPRYCKADPKEGGKQAVVETWRNLVATGAKPLAITDCMNFGNPERPEIMGQFAGCILGMKEACEALDYPVVSGNVSLYNETNGTGILPTPAIGGIGLIEDARIYARTDGMKDGDELILIGDENGYLGQSLYIRDVLGMDLDKDGGAPPPINLEIERRNGDFVRGLIGTGRLSAVHDLSDGGLYVALAELCVSSNVGADVTLPDGIEAHAALFGEDQSRYIIALPANLVQQALKAAGKAGVTARHLGKAGGTQLTAQGCDPISVETLREAHEGWFPTYMDATH
- a CDS encoding BolA family transcriptional regulator; translated protein: MAMAAAEIEKLIREALPDAEVVIEDLAGDGDHYSAVVKTPAFAGLTRVQQHKMVYDALQGRMGGELHALALQTSAPK
- the grxD gene encoding Grx4 family monothiol glutaredoxin; protein product: MSDIPAFDKIDAAIKSDDVMLFMKGTPVFPQCGFSSTVVQILSYLGVKFSSMNVLEDDDVREGIKQFSNWPTIPQLYVKGEFVGGCDILREMFEEGELRDYFAGKGIAMEAQADA
- a CDS encoding AAA family ATPase, which produces MKQALVISGLPASGKTTLGKQLAQSLGFDFLDKDDFLEQLFDDQGVGDLAWRQKLSRQSDHDFQDVARNLDSAVLISHWRPPGTDGSSGTPTEWLKDTFQKVVEVFCDCPPEEAARRFATRSRHKGHGDGFQTGDEINARMSAWAKGLPLGVGPLIRIDTTSPVSIDDVMKQVERHLGSTAS
- a CDS encoding helix-turn-helix domain-containing protein produces the protein MPRAAEHKQALIHAAARLFRRRGYGASGLNDILAASGAPKGSLYHYFPQGKEQLAETTVKAGGIMVGQTLEELGASTKDSPAYLRGFARLLIGWLENSRYEEGCPISTVLLEMAGESDKIRAQGHAAYDRWRQVTGDKFLADGLSRKDATALATHTLAAFEGAMMIARVEKKDVAIKTAASLLSAQVKAMTPA
- a CDS encoding alcohol dehydrogenase catalytic domain-containing protein, yielding MQQLNYMGTRDVQWRDVPTPSLPGADGALVRPLVVSTCDMDGAVIQGAVPLKGPVPLGHEGVGEVLETGPDVTHLKPGDRVIMPWKIACGHCTHCGRGHTAQCISVPREAAYGWAPTAPEWGGFLQDVVPVPWADAMLTALPAGMDPLKASGLGDNIPDGYRTIAPHIMERPGADVLVCGGMAPGSIGLFAVRFAKALGASRVVFADFDKTRLAIAESYGAEVWELTDTWLDGIKQRFDITVDASGRAQTVPELLRMTGRAGVCTSASAAVYIGGDVPVPMFHMYRNSISLHTGWVHTQSILEEPMALIQSGAFDPTPVTSNVVSWEDAADALIEPFTKLIISRAD